The Arachis hypogaea cultivar Tifrunner chromosome 14, arahy.Tifrunner.gnm2.J5K5, whole genome shotgun sequence genome has a segment encoding these proteins:
- the LOC140178559 gene encoding uncharacterized protein, which yields MIPVKISQSSLRIEMDDHTTKDAARQSELDLLEEVRSSIAIKHLAMQQRIARRYNQRHHPRSFQVKDLVLRRTEQARKPSSHGKLAANWEGPYRIIKVIGNGAYQLQTLDGYLANNPTYKSKDATQHFTI from the exons ATGATACCCGTGAAGATCTCTCAATCCTCACTGCGCATTGAAATGGACGACCATACTACAAAAGACGCAGCTCGGCAATCCGAGTTGGACCTCCTTGAAGAAGTCAGATCTTCCATAGCAATCAAACACCTAGCTATGCAACAACGCATAGCTCGGCGATATAATCAAAGACATCACCCAAGGTCTTTTCAAGTAAAGGACCTTGTGCTCAGAAGAACTGAACAGGCCAGAAAACCATCAAGCCATGGCAAACTAGCAGCTAACTGGGAGGGCCCTTACCGAATCATAAAAGTCATCGGCAATGGAGCTTACCAATTACAAACCTTAGATG GGTACCTCGCAAATAATCCTACTTATAAATCGAAAGATGCAACACAACATTTTACCATATGA